The proteins below are encoded in one region of Scomber japonicus isolate fScoJap1 chromosome 24, fScoJap1.pri, whole genome shotgun sequence:
- the cep70 gene encoding centrosomal protein of 70 kDa, with amino-acid sequence MEQQEQVEWDDVNKLLQHHGFKPVYFADPVENKNLSDLVLLDKKSAGEIRTTLRIMLTDSDRRQALIQELIKSNNQLKEEVQEHMSQAAHQSQRASELEGLLDQVKTRVQDLEDRYLGKAVQQHSQTQQMQQEKQDAQRRSQALEQKLSKQREEAAHLQRKLYFTIKEEERRLARHSQTYQHICKKVSQQNSAADQQVLDVIDFYETKMTQLLDELRSVKGESDQTRSKTSSNVTPAFKTILKAYQEHQKESKAQIEELKQELDTRPTFKEVKLYKLKLRRLEGLNKHNNARLLKDDNKVEDGNISDQAKEAIMCSHYHHLLNEINSILTNPNAPLRLHKQKPSSVTLDSAEFQTLLPTLESWSQQLHLLKDLQHILNKLSVRLMPWQQWDGGRDSVEAVKVEDMMLLVDTMLENTSTDDEKVLRSPTRFTLSSMVSHFQKLFDVTSLSGVYPRMNEVYTRLGVMTNTMRNLRDVLDLDSRAPPGEVVNTVARLVSSSEDSTGIQNLLGDADIDSIIIKVKQHEEFFPAFYSLIQDILHTLGVTRLDDILPALKSLKQTAQ; translated from the exons ATGGAACAG caGGAGCAAGTAGAATGGGATGATGTGAATAAACTTCTGCAGCATCATGGATTTAAACCTGTGTATTTTGCGGATCCTGTTGAGAATAAGAATCTTTCAG ATTTAGTTCTGCTGGACAAGAAGTCAGCTGGTGAGATCAGGACGACTCTGAGGATAATGCTCACAGACTCTGACAGGAGACAAGCCCTGATCCAGGAGCTCATTAAGTCCAACAACCAACTCAA AGAGGAAGTCCAGGAGCACATGAGTCAAGCGGCCCACCAGTCTCAGAGGGCCTCTGAACTCGAGGGGCTGCTGGATCAAGTGAAGACCAGAGTCCAGGACCTGGAGGACCGCTATCTCGGCAAGGCGGTCCAGCAGCACAGCCAGACACAACAGATGCAGCAGGAGAAACAGGACGCACAG AGAAGGAGTCAGGCGTTAGAGCAGAAGCTGTCCAAGCAGAGGGAGGAAGCGGCTCACCTTCAGAGGAAACTCTACTTCACCATCAAAGAAGAAGAGCGACGGTTGGCTCGACACAGTCAGACATACCAGCACATCTGTAAGAAAGTCAGCCAGCAGAACTCTGCAGCAGACCAGCA GGTGCTGGATGTGATCGACTTCTATGAGACTAAAATGACTCAGCTTCTAGATGAGCTCAG ATCTGTCAAAGGAGAATCAGATCAAACTAGAAGTAAAACATCCAGCAATGTTACTCCAGCTTTCAAAACCATTCTAAAG GCCTATCAGGAACATCAGAAGGAAAGCAAAGCTCAAATAGAAGAGCTAAAGCAGGAGCTGGACACAAG GCCGACATTTAAAGAAGTGAAGCTCTACAAACTTAAACTCCGTCGTTTGGAgggattaaacaaacacaataatgcAAG ATTGCTAAAAGATGACAACAAGGTGGAAGACGGAAACATCAGTGACCAAGCCAAAGAGGCCATAATGTGTTCACACTATCATCAT CTGTTGAATGAGATCAACTCCATTCTGACCAATCCCAACGCTCCACTACGACTTCACAAGCAGAAACCCTCCTCTGTTACTCTGGACTCAGCTGAGTTCCAGACTCTCCTCCCTACACTGGAATCCTGGTCCCAGCAGCTCCACCTGCTGAAG gACCTGcagcacattttaaacaaactgaGTGTCAGACTGATGCCGTGGCAACAGTGGGATGGTGGACGTGACTCTGTAGAAGCTGTGAAGGTGGAGGACATGATGTTACTAGTGGACACCATGCTGGAAAACACCTCCACTGATGATGAGAAG GTGCTCAGAAGCCCCACCCGCTTCACCCTGAGCTCCATGGTGTCCCACTTCCAGAAGCTGTTTGACGTGACCTCCCTCAGCGGGGTCTACCCACGTATGAACGAGGTCTACACCAGGCTGGGAGTGATGACCAACACCATGAGGAACCTCAGAGACGTTCTAGATCTCG ACAGCAGGGCTCCTCCTGGTGAAGTGGTGAACACCGTGGCCAGACTGGTGTCCTCCTCTGAAGACTCAACTGGGATCCAGAATCTGCTGGGAGATGCAGACATTGACAG TATCATCATCAAAGTGAAACAGCATGAGGAGTTCTTTCCCGCCTTTTACTCTCTCATTCAGgacattttacacactttaG gagtCACTCGTCTGGATGACATCCTTCCAGCTCTGAAGTCTTTGAAACAAACAGCGCAGTGA